From the genome of Natrinema marinum:
TCATGATCGGGCCGCCGGCGATCGGCTGGCTCTCGGACCGCCTCGAGCGCCGGATGGAACTCCTAGTCGCCGGTGGCGGCTGTTTCGTCGCCTGTCTCGGGCTGATCGCGGTCACGGGGAAGCCGCCGCTGCCCGTCGTCGGCCTCGTCTTCTTCCTGGCCGGCTTCCTGCTGGGCGCGTTCCTGCTCGGCTATGCCGTCGTCAAGGACCGCCACCCAAGCAGCGCGAGCGGGATCTCGACCGGAACGGTCAACGCCGGGGCGTTCGTCGGGGCCGCGATCCTGCCGACGGTGATGGGCTGGGCGCTCGACGCCTACTGGACCGGCGAACTCGTCGGCGGCGTCCGCGTCTACACCCCGTTCGGCTACCGGATCGCGTTCGGTATCGCCACGGCCGCCGGCGCGGTCGCCTTCGGCTGTGCGCTCTGGCTCTACCGCCACGAACGCGCGACCCACTCGGAGGCAGACGCTCGAGACGCGAGCGCTGAGGGGCTGGGCGGCGAGTAACGGGTCAGCGCCGACGCGTTTCCTCGGCGGCCGCCGCGAGCCGATTACCCGCCGTGGCCGGGATAATCCCGCTCGAATCGATCCTCGATCTCCGCCTCGTCGAACTGCACGATCACCGGCCGGCCGTGCGGGCAGGCGTAGGGGTTCTCGCAGTCGTCTAAGGCCTCGAGCAATTCGACGACCGATCCCTCCGTCAGCGACGTGTTGCCGGTGATCGAGGGATAACAGGCCAGATCGCCGAGAAACTCGTCGGCCAGCGCGTCGACCGTCTCCGCGCCCGCCTCGCGGTCGCCCTCGAGGAACGAGGCGAGCACGTCCCGCAGCCGACCGGGCTCGAGCGTCTCCGCGAACACCGCGGGGACGGTCGTCACCGCGACCGTCCGGTCGTCGGTCCGATCGGCGTAGAATCCCAGTCGGGAGAGCGCCTCGCGGTAGTGTTCGAATGCCTCGGCCTCCGCGGCCGTCAACTCGAGGTCGACCGGTTCGGCGAGTGCCTGCGCGCTCGGATCGTCGGCGAACGCTCGCTGCAGCCGCTCGTAGTTGACGCGTTCGTCGGCGGCGTGCTGGTCGATCAAGACGAGTCCGTCGGGTGTCTCGCAGACGAGATAGGTGTCGTGCAACTGGCCCAGCACCCGCAGCGATGGCAGCGAGTCGAACGTGGTCTCCCCGCCCGTCGCTGCCTCGCCGGTCAGCGTCCGCTGTTCGGTCGCGGCGTCGAATTTGCGCTCGCGCTCTGGGCCGGCGTCGGAACTCGAGCCGCGGGCCGAGGGTGAACCCCGGTCGCGATCAGCGGTCGGCCCGCTCGAGCGGGAGCGGGTTTCCGTCGACCCCGTCACAGTACTCTCGTCCGCGTTCGACGCCGCCGTCTCCGTCGTCCGTTCGCTTCGCGGCGTCGCCGTCGGCCCGTCGTTCGGTGACGGCCGTGTCTCGTCGCCCGGCCGACTCGAGCCGACCCCCGCACTGGCGTGTGCGGTCTCGGAATCGCCATCCGGCGGCGCGTCGTTCGGCTCGGCCGCCGAGACGCTATCGCCGTCGGCCGACGACCCGGCGGTTTCGCTGCTCCCCTCGAGCGTCGTCGGCTCGTGGTCGGGCGTTTCGGCGTTGGCATCTCGCCCGTCACCGGGCTCGACCCGCGCTTCACCCGGCGCCGACCGCCCCCGCGGTGCCCGCGAGCGGAGCAGGCCGTGCTCGAGCAGCGCCGACTCGACGGCCGAATCGACCTGGCGGCGGACCGCGTCGTCGTCGTCGAACCGTACCTCGCGCTTTCTGGGATGGACGTTCACGTCGACGGCGTCGCCGGGCACCTCGAGGAAGAGCGTGACGAAGGGGTAGCGGTCGCCGCCGAGTTGCGTGCCGTAGGCGCCCATGATCCCCTCGCGGACGGCGTCGGCGGTGACGGCGCGACCGTTGACGTACGTCGCGAGGTAATCCCGGCTCGAGCGGTTGGTCTCCGGATGGGAAACGAGCCCCGAGACGGAGTCGAGCGGTCCCGGTGGGAGGTCGTCGCCGTCGGCCTCGACCGGGATCATGGCCGAAGCGACCTCGCGGCCGTAGACGGCCAGCAGGGCGGCCTGGAGGTCGCCCTGCCCGGTCGTCGAGAATACCTCGCGGCCGTCGTGGGTCAGCGAGACGGCCACGTCGGGGTTGGCCAGCGCGTAGCGCGTGACGACGCGGTTGACGTGGGCGAACTCCGTCGCCGTCGTCTTGAGGAACTTCCGGCGCGCGGGCGTGTTGTAGAAGAGATCCTCGACCTCGACGATCGTCCCCGTCGGACAGCCGGTCGGCTCGACGCTCGTCACGTCGCCGCCCTCGGAGACGAGTTCCGTCCCCGCGCCGTCGGCCTCGCGCGGTCGCGAGCGGATGGTCAGCCGCGACACCGAGCCGATCGTGTGCAGGGCCTCGCCCCGGAATCCCAGCGTGGCGACGCCCGATTCTAAGTCCTCGAGGCCGTCGATCTTGCTGGTCGTGTGCTCGCGGACGGCCGCGCGGAGATCGGCCTCGGTCATCCCGTGACCGTCGTCGGCGACCCGGATCAGGTCGGTGCCGCCCGCCTCGACGGCGACATCGACGCTCGAAGCGTCGGCGTCTACGCTGTTCTCGACCAGTTCCTTCACCGCGCTGGCGGGCCGCTCGACGACCTCGCCGGCGGCGATGCGGGCGACGGTGTCGTCGTCGAGCCGGTGGATCTCGGTCTCGGATGGGGTGCTCTCGTCGCTCATGGTGATGTGGCGTCGGCGACGGCGAGTTCCGACGCGCCTGTGTGACTGGATATCCCTACAGACGGCTGCTGGTTAGGTCTTGCGTCCCGATCGGCGAAAAACGAGAACGAGGCCGGTCTCGAGCGCTCAGTCCTCGAGACCGAGGTCCTGTGACGTCGAGTTGCCGGCCCGCGGGACGCCCTTCACGGTCACGGTCTCGCCGTTCATGAAGGAGGCGGCGGGACTCGAGAGGAACTGCGCCACGTCGGCGATGTCCTCCCCGTAGCCGATGCGGCGGTCGGCCTGCTCGCGGGGCGGCATGTCCTCGCTGTCGATGCCGAGCGTCTCGGCGACGCCGGGGGTCTGAATCAGCCCGGGCGCGATACAGTTGATGCGGATGCCGTATTCGGCCCACTCGGCGGCCAGCGTCTCAGTCAGGCGGATGATCGCGGCCTTCGACGCGCTGTAGTGGCTCTCGCCGGGCGCGGCGTGCTGGCCGTTGACCGAGGAGAGGTTGATGATGACGCCGCCGTCGCCCTCGCGCATGACCTCGCCGGCCAGTTGCGTGCAGTGGACCGTGCTATTGAGATTGAGGTCGACGATGGTCTTCCAGCCGTTCTCGGAGATGTCCTCGAAGGGCGCGACGAACTCCCCACCGGCGTTGTTGACGAGGATGTCGATATCGCCGAACTCGTCGACCGTCTCGTCGACTAAGTTCTGGACCTGCTCGCGCTCACGGACGTTACACTCGACCGCGAGCGCGTCGGCCGCGTCGTCGGCCTCGTTGATCCCCTCGGCGACCGGGCCGACGCGGTCCATCGACCGCGAGCAGATCGCCACGTTCGCGCCGCCGGCCGCGAGCGTCTCCGCGATCGCCTGGCCGATTCCCTGGCTCGCTCCGGTGACGATTGCGGTCTTCCCCGCAACGTCGAAGTCAGCTTCGTGCATCGTGCTACCGAGTGCCCTATCGGCTCAAAGTTCTATCGATGGACGACGGCACCGCCGTCTTTCGGTCACGCCCGTGTGAGTGGCGAAAACGTCCAGCGATTTACCGGCGTAGCCCGCGACTCGAGCGCGATCGATGAGCCCGGAAACCGTTCGATCGACCCGGAACCCGCCGGGGACGATCGTCCCGAATTTCCCCGT
Proteins encoded in this window:
- the mutL gene encoding DNA mismatch repair endonuclease MutL; translation: MSDESTPSETEIHRLDDDTVARIAAGEVVERPASAVKELVENSVDADASSVDVAVEAGGTDLIRVADDGHGMTEADLRAAVREHTTSKIDGLEDLESGVATLGFRGEALHTIGSVSRLTIRSRPREADGAGTELVSEGGDVTSVEPTGCPTGTIVEVEDLFYNTPARRKFLKTTATEFAHVNRVVTRYALANPDVAVSLTHDGREVFSTTGQGDLQAALLAVYGREVASAMIPVEADGDDLPPGPLDSVSGLVSHPETNRSSRDYLATYVNGRAVTADAVREGIMGAYGTQLGGDRYPFVTLFLEVPGDAVDVNVHPRKREVRFDDDDAVRRQVDSAVESALLEHGLLRSRAPRGRSAPGEARVEPGDGRDANAETPDHEPTTLEGSSETAGSSADGDSVSAAEPNDAPPDGDSETAHASAGVGSSRPGDETRPSPNDGPTATPRSERTTETAASNADESTVTGSTETRSRSSGPTADRDRGSPSARGSSSDAGPERERKFDAATEQRTLTGEAATGGETTFDSLPSLRVLGQLHDTYLVCETPDGLVLIDQHAADERVNYERLQRAFADDPSAQALAEPVDLELTAAEAEAFEHYREALSRLGFYADRTDDRTVAVTTVPAVFAETLEPGRLRDVLASFLEGDREAGAETVDALADEFLGDLACYPSITGNTSLTEGSVVELLEALDDCENPYACPHGRPVIVQFDEAEIEDRFERDYPGHGG
- a CDS encoding SDR family NAD(P)-dependent oxidoreductase; translation: MHEADFDVAGKTAIVTGASQGIGQAIAETLAAGGANVAICSRSMDRVGPVAEGINEADDAADALAVECNVREREQVQNLVDETVDEFGDIDILVNNAGGEFVAPFEDISENGWKTIVDLNLNSTVHCTQLAGEVMREGDGGVIINLSSVNGQHAAPGESHYSASKAAIIRLTETLAAEWAEYGIRINCIAPGLIQTPGVAETLGIDSEDMPPREQADRRIGYGEDIADVAQFLSSPAASFMNGETVTVKGVPRAGNSTSQDLGLED